From Schistocerca americana isolate TAMUIC-IGC-003095 chromosome 11, iqSchAmer2.1, whole genome shotgun sequence, the proteins below share one genomic window:
- the LOC124554056 gene encoding zinc finger protein 729-like isoform X3: MIDMKSTYEFDTNTEDMTVDKNCSVATRYNCSTWEKELHVYSCNFCQQSFPSKYRLIKHVFIHIDGMQPPLYVCKWCGEVFHSNVSLKKHLRMSENYHFSAAGNHEKYGYSDEHQSTSFSDSEPEVSVAELNELNSYKETWKTANMSANGICNTLMTNDTEETNHHGTSSTTVNVSFQGNLLTANRTHKCHICGKSFAGAGNLKKHGLIHTGKKPHKCESCGKSFAFPSDLKQHVLFHTGKKPHRCDICGKSFVVSSDLKKHILIHTEKKPHKCEICGKSFVLSSGLKTHILLHTGKKPHKCEICGHSFAGASNLKKHVLIHTGEKPYKCEICDKSFTRSDNLKAHTLIHTGKKPHKCYICGKYFAQSAYLKQHAFIHTGKKPHKCEICGKSFVLSSGLKTHILLHTGKKPHKCEICGQSFAGAGSLKKHVLIHTGQKPHKCEICEKSFTQSANLKAHTLIHTGKKPHKCDICGKSFAQSAYLKKHAFIHTGKKLNKCEIYG; encoded by the coding sequence ATGATTGACATGAAGTCAACATACGAGTTTGATACCAATACAGAAGATATGACTGTTGATAAGAACTGCTCAGTTGCCACACGATATAACTGTAGTACGTGGGAAAAGGAATTACATGTATATAGCTGTAATTTCTGCCAACAGAGCTTTCCTTCAAAATACAGATTGATAAAGCATGTGTTTATTCACATTGATGGTATGCAACCACCTTTATATGTTTGTAAGTGGTGTGGTGAGGTATTTCACAGTAATGTTAGTTTGAAAAAACATTTGAGAATGAGTGAGAATTACCATTTCTCAGCTGCTGGCAACCATGAAAAATATGGCTATAGCGATGAGCATCAAAGCACTAGCTTCTCGGATAGTGAGCCAGAAGTTTCTGTCGCAGAACTCAACGAGCTGAATTCATACAAGGAAACATGGAAAACTGCAAACATGTCTGCTAATGGCATATGTAACACACTTATGACAAATGATACAGAGGAAACAAATCATCATGGAACTTCATCTACAACTGTTAATGTCAGTTTCCAGGGTAATCTACTTACTGCAAACAGAACCCACAAATGTCATATTTGTGGCAAATCTTTTGCTGGTGCAGGCAATCTCAAGAAACATggattaattcacactggaaagaaacctcacaaatgtgagagttgtgggaaatcttttgcttTCCCAAGCGATCTCAAGCAACATGTATTatttcacactggaaagaaacctcacagATGCGATATTTGTGGAAAATCTTTTGTTGTCTCAAGTGATCTCAAGAAACACATATTAATTCACACTgaaaagaaacctcacaaatgtgagatttgtgggaaatcttttgttTTGTCAAGTGGACTCAAAACACATATACTacttcacactggaaagaaacctcataaatgtgagatttgtggaCACTCTTTTGCTGGTGCAAGCAATCTCAAGAAACACGTATTAATTCACACTGGAGAAAAACCttacaaatgtgagatttgtgacAAATCGTTTACCCGGTCAGATAATCTCAAGGCACAcacattaattcacactggaaagaaaccccACAAATGCTATATTTGTGGGAAATATTTTGCCCAGTCAGCTTATCTCAAGCAACATGCATttattcacactggaaagaaacctcataaatgtgaaatttgtgggaaatcttttgttTTGTCAAGCGGACTCAAAACACATATATTacttcacactggaaagaaacctcataaatgtgagatttgtggaCAATCTTTTGCTGGTGCAGGCAGTCTCAAGAAACATGTATTAATTCACACTGGACAAAAgcctcacaaatgtgagatttgtgagAAATCGTTTACCCAGTCAGCTAATCTCAAGGCACAcacattaattcacactggaaagaaacctcacaaatgcgATATTTGTGGAAAATCTTTTGCCCAGTCAGCTTATCTCAAGAAACATGCATttattcacactggaaagaaactgAACAAATGTGAGATTTATGGGTAA